One region of Purpureocillium takamizusanense chromosome 4, complete sequence genomic DNA includes:
- a CDS encoding Lanosterol synthase (COG:I~EggNog:ENOG503NX15~BUSCO:EOG09260SIZ) — translation MATATGRDTRAARSRKRANDEELGFPKKPRLETKTDPTRWRLKDDDSRHTWHYLPDAKAAKEWPQSFAEKWYLNLPLGLPDLPKAQTPLEATRNGLTFFEKLQLPSGHWGCEYGGPMFLLPGVVITWYVTKTEIPPAYATEIKNYIAARANPKDGGWGLHIEGESTVFGTALNYTTLRLVGVDPDEPMMVKARGTLHKLGGAVNAPHWAKFWLAVLGVVDWDIVNPVPPEIWLLPDWVPIAPWRWWIHIRMVFLPMGYLYSKKWSCEETDITRGLKQELFVQPHDQIVWAAHRNSISAIDNYHPKSWLLNSVNWLLVNVYNPYLRLNFIKERAEAWVSEQVDMEDANTDYANLAPVNAPMNTLVCYVRDGSDAPSFKRHIERLPEFLWVKDEGMLCNGTNGVQCWDTAFLIQAVFEAGLQDDKNWRPMLERALNYLERQQIRDNCKDQEKCYRQPRKGGWPFSNRDQGYGVSDCISEALKAIILLQNVGGFNKVLSDQRIFDAVDTLLLYQNDNGALSSYEARRGGEYMEMLNAAEVFGRIMIEYDYPECTTACVTALSLFNKHWPEYRTDEIKLFIKRATNWIKSNQRYDGSWYGSWGICFTYATMFALESMASIGETYSNSKISKAGCEFLLSKQREDGGWSESYKACETMEYVEHPYGSLVVQTSWALIGLMEADYPNVEPLKKGIELIMRRQQPNGEWLQEAIEGVFNKSCMISYPNYKFTFTIKALGMFAKKYPDIKVSI, via the exons ATGGCCACCGCGACAGGTCGCGACACGCGCGCTGCCAGGTCGCGAAAGCGAgccaacgacgaggagcttggcTTCCCCAAGAAGCCCAGACTCGAGACCAAAACGGATCCCACAAGGTGGAGGCTgaaggacgacgacagcaggCATACCTGGCATTATTTGCCTGACGCCAAAGCTGCCAAGGAGTGGCCACAGAGCTTTGCGGAAAAATGGTACTTGAATCTGCCTTTG GGCCTCCCAGATCTTCCAAAGGCACAGACGCCTCTAGAAGCGACCAGGAACGGCCTCACATTCTTCGAAAAGCTTCAATTGCCCTCGGGGCACTGGGGTTGTGAGTACGGCGGGCCCATGTTCCTGCTTCcaggcgtcgtcatcacgTGGTACGTGACGAAGACGGAGATTCCCCCTGCGTACGCGACCGAGATCAAAAACTACATTGCCGCGAGGGCAAACCCCAAGGATGGCGGCTGGGGCCTTCAcatcgagggcgagagcACCGTCTTTGGAACAGCCCTCAACTATACAACGCTTCGGCTCGTTGGCGTCGACCCGGATGAGCCGATGATGGTCAAGGCCCGAGGCACGCTGCACAAGCTGGGAGGAGCAGTCAACGCGCCGCACTGGGCAAAGTTTTGGCTCGCCGTCTTGGGTGTCGTGGACTGGGATATCGTCAACCCAGTGCCGCCAGAAATCTGGCTCCTTCCCGACTGGGTTCCCATCGCACCCTGGCGCTGGTGGATTCATATTCGCATGGTCTTCTTGCCGATGGGCTACCTATATTCCAAGAAATGGAGctgcgaggagacggacatCACACGCGGGCTCAAGCAAGAGCTGTTCGTCCAGCCGCACGATCAGATCGTCTGGGCAGCACACCGCAACAGCATTTCGGCTATCGATAATTACCACCCGAAGTCATGGCTTCTGAACTCGGTCAACTGGTTGCTGGTAAACGTCTATAACCCATATCTGCGGCTGAACTTCATCAAGGAGAGGGCCGAGGCGTGGGTGAGTGAGCAGGTTGACATGGAAGACGCGAATACGGACTATGCAAACTTGGCTCCCGTTAACGCGCCCATGAACACGCTTGTCTGCTATGTTCGCGATGGGTCCGACGCCCCTAGCTTCAAGAGGCATATTGAGCGCCTGCCAGAGTTCCTATGGGTCAAGGACGAAGGCATGCTTTGCAACGGCACCAATGGCGTGCAATGCTGGGACACTGCCTTTTTGATTCAAGCCGTGTTTGAGGCAGGACTACAGGATGATAAGAACTGGAGACCTATGTTGGAGCGGGCGCTCAACTATCTTGAACGCCAACAGATCCGGGACAACTGCAAGGACCAAGAGAAATGCTACCGACAGCCGCGCAAAGGTGGCTGGCCGTTTAGCAACAGAGACCAAGGATATGGCGTGAGCGACTGCATCTCGGAAGCTCTCAAGGCCATCATTCTCCTGCAAAACGTAGGTGGGTTCAACAAGGTCCTTAGCGACCAACGCATctttgacgccgtcgacacgctgctgctctATCAGAACGACAACGGGGCCTTGTCGTCTTACGAGGCGCGCAGGGGCGGCGAGTACATGGAGATGCTCAATGCGGCAGAGGTATTCGGGCGCATCATGATTGAGTACGACTATCCAGAGTGCACAACGGCGTGCGTGACGGCGCTGTCGCTCTTCAACAAACACTGGCCCGAGTATCGAACCGACGAGATCAAGCTATTCATCAAGCGAGCGACCAACTGGATCAAGTCGAACCAGCGGTACGATGGCAGCTGGTATGGCAGCTGGGGCATTTGCTTCACGTACGCTACGATGTTTGCGCTGGAGAGCATGGCCAGCATCGGCGAGACGTATTCCAATAGCAAAATTTCCAAGGCTGGATGCGAGTTTCTGCTTTCCAAGCAGCGCGAAGATGGCGGTTGGTCGGAAAGCTACAAG GCTTGTGAAACGATGGAGTATGTCGAGCACCCTTACGGCTCGCTCGTTGTGCAGACATCCTGGGCACTTATCGGCCTCATGGAAGCCGACTATCCCAACGTCGAGCCGCTGAAGAAGGGCATCGAGCTCATCATGCGCCGGCAGCAACCAAACGGCGAGTGGCTCCAAGAGGCTATTGAAGGCGTCTTCAACAAGTCGTGCATGATCTCGTACCCAAATTACAAGTTCACTTTTACGATCAAGGCGCTGGGAATGTTTGCGAAGAAATATCCCGACATCAAGGTGAGTATTTAG
- the YAR1 gene encoding ankyrin repeat-containing protein (COG:S~EggNog:ENOG503P7TZ) produces the protein MAPHLTEDEIDDLIYFARAGENEDMTETLKTLAEREKVTPAEILVAARDEAKSTTLHMATGNGHLEMVRRLLDAFESRPKEEKQSFLDEPNEHGNTGLHWAALGGHLETVKLLMEHGASPALANERNYVPLDLANFNDKPEIVQYFLSFAGMLEESNQESGLNDAAASIELVDGDESKKDGPGSSESTA, from the exons ATGGCGCCTCATCTCACCGAAGACGAGATCGATGATCTCATTTACTTCGCCCGTGCGGGCGAGAATGAGGATATGACGGAGACGTTGAAAACTCTGGCGGAGCGGGAAAAGGTCACGCCCGCTGAGATCCTCGTTGCGGCCCGTGACGAAGCCAAGTCCACGACGTTGCACATGGCGACCGGCAACGGCCATCTGG AAATGGTGCGTCGGCTCCTCGATGCGTTTGAGAGCCGACCAAAGGAGGAGAAGCAATCCTTTCTGGACGAGCCGAATGAGCATGGCAACACTGGGCTTCACTGGGCGGCCCTTGGAGGACACCTCGAGACGGTCAAGCTTCTGATGGAGCATGGCGCTTCGCCGGCTTTGGCCAACGAGCGTAATTACGTTCCCCTGGACCTCGCCAACTTCAACGACAAGCCCGAGATCGTCCAGTACTTTTTGTCATTTGCGGGAATGTTGGAAGAAAGCAACCAGGAGAGTGGCTTGAatgatgcggcggcgtctATAGAGCTGGTGGATGGCGACGAAAGCAAGAAGGACGGTCCAGGGTCATCGGAATCGACTGCATGA
- the SPO11 gene encoding endodeoxyribonuclease (EggNog:ENOG503NZYJ~COG:L) has protein sequence MPEPVGAAAAPAYNTRSHTDGASASPNSATSGFLIARMEGILESVADALSGGHELQLELLTRGSQRMQELCFPGKTVSEGQKFARLLLILQLSHNALVSGRILTKRQIYYQHKELFGKQRVVDELVDDLAATLSVQRHDLNIVATAKGLCFGPLVIHLHDGTVIDASLGDTGTPIPLVRVISALECPSIRWVLVVEKDAIFRPLVSTGFWTTTLCGPGLLITAKGYPDLITRNFVNLFYSTHPEVPIIVLADFDPDGLNIFRCYWPDNENLTTGEPGHGDLGLRLLGVKSDHIIDVPAADSGQTRVSQEFLPDHQSPSASIQYSGSATSVNCRFPAQILSVRDRKHVRGTLARVLSHSGAEEEAVGLVRELQVMLMMGVKAEMQWLDDSGDMTQWLEDKLTMLLSP, from the exons ATGCCAGAACCGGTtggagccgctgctgctcctgcgtACAACACCCGATCCCACACAGACGGCGCGTCCGCGTCACCCAACTCAGCCACAAGCGGGTTCCTAATAGCCCGCATGGAAGGCATCTTAGAGTCTGTCGCCGATGCTTTGTCCGGCGGTCACGAGCTTCAGCTCGAGCTCTTGACCCGCGGAAGCCAGCGTATGCAAGAACTGTGCTTCCCTGGAAAGACTGTGTCCGAAGGTCAGAAGTTTG CCCGACTGCTTTTGATACTCCAACTGTCCCATAATGCCCTTGTGTCTGGTAGGATCCTGACCAAACG TCAAATATACTATCAGCACAAAGAGTTATTCGGAAAGCAGCGAGTGGTGGACGAGCTCGTAGACGACCTTGCCGCGACGCTGTCTGTGCAGCGACATGACTTGAACATC GTCGCCACGGCAAAAGGCTTATGTTTTGGTCCGTTGGTAATCCATTTACATGATGGCACGGTGATTGATGCCTCGCTTGGGGATACG GGCACGCCGATTCCTCTAGTCAGAGTCATCTCTGCCTTAGAGTGTCCATCGATTCGCTGGGTTTTGGTCGTCGAAAAAGAC GCTATATTCCGGCCACTTGTCTCAACGGGTTTCTGGACAACGACGCTGTGCGGACCAGGTTTGCTGATTACC GCAAAGGGCTACCCTGACCTTATCACGCGAAATTTCGTGAACCTGTTCTACTCCACGCATCCAGAAGTGCCCATCAtcgtgctcgccgacttTGACCCCGACGGCCTCAACATTTTTCGGTGTTACTGGCCAGACAACGAAAATTTGACCACAGGTGAACCTGGACATGGTGACCTAGGACTCCGTTTGCTCGGGGTAAAGTCGGACCACATCATTGACGTACCAGCAGCCGACTCCGGCCAGACTCGAGTGAGTCAAGAATTTCTACCGGATCACCAGTCACCTTCAGCTAGTATACAGTATTCAGGCTCCGCAACTTCCGTGAATTGTCGTTTCCCGGCTCAAATACTGTCCGTTCGCGATCGTAAACATGTTAGAGGAACGCTCGCCAGGGTGTTGTCCCACAGTGGGGCTGAGGAAGAGGCGGTCGGCTTGGTACGCGAGCTGCAGGTCATGCTCATGATGGGGGTCAAAGCGGAGATGCAGTGGCTAGATGACTCGGGGGACATGACACAATGGCTGGAGGACAAGTTGACCATGCTACTTTCACCGTAG